The following are encoded together in the Magnetospirillum gryphiswaldense MSR-1 v2 genome:
- a CDS encoding ATP-binding protein yields MSRRFTPPRLIRRAMVLSLPSFVVLAGLVIARDMHVLTALALWGWIVLALSWLIRPGMVDAARVALWARNLAAGGENTPPPVTPDTPIEEIVSSVAQLRRAWQERQNELALLAKWNESLFENLPDPLILLNPERRVVKFNQSALSVFARDISGRDLSVVLRNPNVLEAADAVLNGAQARDGAFDLPVPVARSFQFRIERLGPSPASDAVAVLALNDLTTVKRMEQMRADFVANASHELRTPLATLLGFIETLRGPARDDVEARDKFLGIMYDQGSRMARLVNDLLSLSRIELNEHTPPGESVDFGRIIQAGADALLPLVQPRRMQVQVSIDENARMVIGQADELAQLAQNLMDNAVKYGRDGTAVDVSLRLATSLPAAAGSGLRGGTAVVFAVRDHGDGIGKEHLPRLTERFYRVDTARSRTLGGTGLGLAIVKHIVNRHRGALVVESTLGQGSVFSVYLPGAKAQVSLAAVPASASTSGGRL; encoded by the coding sequence ATGAGCCGACGTTTCACCCCGCCGCGTCTGATCCGCCGCGCCATGGTGCTTTCCCTGCCCAGCTTCGTGGTGCTGGCCGGTCTGGTCATCGCCCGCGACATGCATGTTTTGACCGCCCTGGCCCTGTGGGGGTGGATCGTGCTGGCCCTCAGCTGGCTGATCCGCCCGGGCATGGTCGATGCTGCCCGCGTCGCCCTGTGGGCGCGCAATCTGGCCGCCGGCGGTGAAAACACGCCGCCGCCGGTCACCCCCGACACCCCGATCGAGGAAATCGTCTCGTCGGTAGCGCAATTGCGCCGGGCTTGGCAGGAACGCCAGAACGAACTGGCGCTTTTGGCCAAATGGAACGAAAGCCTGTTCGAGAACCTGCCTGATCCGCTAATTTTGCTGAACCCCGAACGGCGGGTGGTCAAGTTCAATCAAAGTGCGCTTTCCGTGTTCGCCCGCGACATCAGCGGGCGCGACCTGTCGGTGGTGTTGCGCAATCCCAATGTGCTGGAAGCCGCCGATGCGGTGCTGAACGGCGCCCAGGCCCGCGATGGCGCCTTTGACCTGCCGGTGCCGGTGGCACGCTCGTTCCAATTCCGTATCGAGCGCTTGGGGCCGTCGCCGGCCAGTGATGCGGTGGCGGTGCTGGCACTGAACGACCTGACCACGGTCAAGCGCATGGAACAGATGCGCGCCGATTTCGTCGCCAATGCCAGCCATGAATTGCGCACGCCGCTGGCGACGCTGTTGGGCTTCATCGAGACCTTGCGCGGCCCGGCGCGGGACGATGTCGAGGCGCGCGACAAGTTTTTGGGCATCATGTACGACCAGGGCTCGCGCATGGCGCGACTGGTCAACGACCTGCTGTCGCTGTCGCGCATCGAGCTGAACGAACACACCCCGCCGGGCGAAAGCGTCGATTTCGGTCGCATCATCCAGGCCGGGGCCGACGCCTTGCTGCCCTTGGTGCAGCCGCGCCGCATGCAGGTGCAGGTCAGCATCGACGAAAACGCCCGCATGGTCATCGGTCAGGCCGACGAACTGGCGCAGTTGGCCCAAAACCTGATGGACAACGCCGTCAAATACGGACGCGACGGCACGGCGGTGGACGTCTCGTTGCGGCTGGCCACCAGCCTGCCGGCGGCGGCGGGGTCAGGCCTGCGCGGCGGCACGGCGGTGGTATTCGCCGTGCGCGACCATGGCGACGGCATCGGCAAGGAACATCTGCCGCGTCTGACCGAGCGATTCTATCGGGTCGATACCGCCCGGTCACGCACCTTGGGCGGCACCGGCCTGGGTCTGGCCATCGTCAAGCACATCGTCAACCGCCATCGCGGTGCCCTGGTGGTGGAATCCACCCTGGGCCAAGGCTCGGTGTTTTCGGTCTATCTGCCCGGGGCCAAGGCTCAGGTCTCGCTGGCAGCGGTGCCCGCCTCGGCTTCCACTTCGGGCGGCAGGTTGTAG
- a CDS encoding gamma-glutamyltransferase family protein — MLNTPMARRGMITSPHHLASQAGLAVLREGGNAIEAAIAAAAALGVVYPHMNGLGGDGFWLIAEPGKPPVSIDGSGAAGAKVDIDLFRAAKLKAMPAKGPLAANTVAGTVSGWQAALDISAHWGGGMPLERLFEDAIHYARQGFAVSSHQAACTVRNLAALRKAPGFADLFLNRNKAPVAGTLMTLPALADTLERLASVGLDDFYRGEVGRAITDDLKAAGSPLRAEDLARHRGMRRRPLSLALPSGTLFNTAPPTQGLASLILLGVFQRLGVERADDFAWIHGLVEATKKAYRVRDAHVTDPHRMSVHATTYLTDPMLDALAEEIDPAQAAPWPQRGMDGDTVWLGVIDGQGRAVSYIQSLFHAFGSGVTLPATGVVWHNRGFSFSLDPDHRNALEPRRKPFHTLSPALARLKDGRTMVWGSMGGDSQPQIQAQLFTRTVLFGQGVQAAVSAPRFALGRALDGAPPGGLLLENRFDPALVKELSKAGHDIQMTGDFDAALGHAGMIIRRADGTLEGAADPRADGSVAGW, encoded by the coding sequence ATGCTGAACACCCCCATGGCCCGGCGAGGCATGATCACCTCGCCGCACCACCTTGCCTCGCAGGCCGGCTTGGCGGTCCTGCGCGAGGGCGGCAACGCCATCGAGGCGGCCATTGCCGCCGCCGCCGCCCTGGGCGTGGTCTATCCGCACATGAACGGTCTGGGCGGCGACGGTTTCTGGCTGATCGCCGAACCGGGTAAGCCGCCGGTCTCCATCGACGGCTCGGGCGCGGCGGGGGCCAAGGTCGACATCGACCTGTTCCGGGCGGCCAAGCTCAAAGCCATGCCGGCTAAGGGGCCGCTGGCCGCCAACACCGTTGCCGGCACGGTGTCGGGATGGCAGGCGGCGCTCGACATCTCCGCCCATTGGGGCGGTGGCATGCCGCTGGAACGTCTGTTCGAGGACGCCATCCATTACGCCCGCCAGGGCTTCGCCGTAAGCTCCCATCAGGCGGCGTGCACCGTCCGTAATCTGGCGGCTTTGCGCAAGGCGCCGGGCTTCGCCGATCTGTTCCTGAACCGCAACAAGGCTCCCGTCGCCGGGACGCTGATGACCTTGCCGGCCCTGGCCGACACCTTGGAGCGTCTGGCCAGCGTTGGCCTGGACGATTTTTACCGGGGCGAGGTGGGGCGCGCCATCACCGACGATCTGAAGGCGGCGGGCTCGCCGTTGCGGGCCGAGGATCTGGCCCGGCATCGCGGCATGCGCCGCCGTCCGCTGTCGCTGGCTTTGCCGTCGGGCACGCTGTTCAACACCGCGCCGCCGACGCAAGGGCTGGCCAGTTTGATCCTGTTGGGCGTGTTCCAGCGCCTGGGCGTCGAACGGGCCGACGATTTCGCCTGGATCCATGGTCTGGTGGAGGCGACCAAGAAAGCCTATCGGGTGCGTGATGCCCACGTCACCGACCCGCATCGCATGTCGGTGCACGCCACCACCTATCTGACCGATCCCATGCTCGACGCCCTGGCCGAAGAAATCGACCCGGCCCAGGCGGCCCCGTGGCCGCAGCGGGGCATGGATGGCGACACCGTGTGGCTGGGGGTGATCGACGGCCAGGGCCGTGCCGTCAGTTACATCCAAAGCCTGTTCCACGCCTTCGGCTCGGGGGTGACTTTGCCGGCCACCGGGGTGGTCTGGCACAATCGGGGCTTCTCGTTCTCGCTCGACCCGGATCACCGCAATGCGCTGGAACCTCGGCGTAAGCCGTTCCATACCCTGTCGCCGGCCCTGGCCCGGTTGAAGGATGGGCGCACCATGGTGTGGGGCAGCATGGGTGGCGACAGCCAGCCGCAAATCCAGGCGCAATTGTTCACCCGCACGGTTTTGTTCGGCCAGGGTGTGCAGGCGGCGGTCAGCGCCCCGCGCTTCGCCCTGGGCCGCGCCCTCGACGGCGCCCCGCCCGGCGGTTTGTTGCTGGAAAACCGCTTCGATCCGGCTTTGGTGAAAGAATTAAGCAAGGCCGGTCATGATATCCAGATGACCGGGGATTTCGACGCGGCCCTGGGTCACGCCGGCATGATCATCCGCCGTGCCGACGGCACCTTGGAAGGCGCCGCCGATCCCCGCGCCGACGGTTCCGTCGCCGGCTGGTAA
- the gpt gene encoding xanthine phosphoribosyltransferase, whose protein sequence is MTHDYRQAETLSLSWQDMHRDACALAVLLHDKGTFDGIVAVARGGLVPAAILARELDIKLVETVCISSYDHRSQGDMEILKTLAEDGKRWLVVDDLVDSGATAKVVRAMLPDCHYATLYAKPEGADLADSYVRHLEQHVWLVFPWEATPAP, encoded by the coding sequence ATGACCCACGATTACCGCCAGGCCGAAACCTTAAGCCTGAGCTGGCAGGACATGCACCGCGACGCCTGCGCCCTGGCCGTCCTTCTGCACGACAAGGGCACCTTCGACGGTATCGTCGCCGTCGCCCGCGGCGGGTTGGTGCCGGCGGCGATCCTGGCGCGCGAGCTCGACATCAAGCTGGTGGAAACGGTGTGCATCTCCAGCTACGACCACCGCTCGCAGGGCGACATGGAAATCCTGAAGACCCTGGCCGAGGACGGCAAACGCTGGCTGGTGGTGGACGATCTGGTGGATTCGGGCGCCACCGCCAAGGTGGTCCGGGCCATGCTGCCCGATTGCCACTACGCCACGCTTTACGCCAAGCCTGAAGGAGCAGACTTGGCCGACAGCTACGTCAGGCACCTGGAACAGCACGTCTGGCTGGTGTTTCCGTGGGAGGCCACCCCCGCCCCTTAA